Proteins co-encoded in one Rhodohalobacter mucosus genomic window:
- the ispD gene encoding 2-C-methyl-D-erythritol 4-phosphate cytidylyltransferase, translating into MGKETRLALIVPAAGSGERLGKKIPKPYLTISGKTILEHTLRKFSPLPELEEVVVSTSPEYRERTERILDELFPDKSTRVVQGGAERQDSIRNALNTLSERVGLVAVHDAVRPFIETSFIRLCIEEADSRGAAIIAVPAKDTIKVSDPSGCIQSTPDRKNLWQAQTPQIFKVSVLRKAYEAALEENVLGTDDASLVERIGEPVYLIEGNRENFKITYPLDLRLAEWLLDEAAR; encoded by the coding sequence GTGGGAAAAGAAACACGTCTTGCACTGATCGTCCCCGCTGCCGGTTCCGGCGAGCGGCTTGGAAAAAAAATTCCCAAACCCTATCTGACCATCAGCGGAAAAACGATACTTGAGCATACGCTCAGGAAGTTTAGTCCGCTGCCCGAGCTGGAAGAAGTTGTGGTTTCTACCTCACCTGAATACAGGGAACGCACCGAACGTATTCTGGATGAGCTCTTTCCAGATAAATCGACACGCGTAGTACAGGGAGGCGCCGAACGGCAGGACTCCATAAGAAATGCGCTGAATACACTTTCAGAGCGTGTCGGCCTGGTTGCCGTTCATGATGCCGTGAGGCCTTTTATCGAAACATCATTCATCCGGTTGTGTATTGAAGAGGCGGACAGCAGGGGAGCGGCCATTATTGCCGTTCCGGCCAAAGATACCATTAAAGTGTCGGACCCGTCGGGCTGCATTCAATCTACACCCGACAGAAAAAACCTGTGGCAGGCCCAAACCCCTCAGATTTTTAAGGTATCTGTTCTGAGAAAGGCCTATGAGGCTGCCCTTGAAGAGAACGTTTTGGGCACCGATGATGCTTCTCTTGTAGAACGAATCGGTGAGCCTGTATATCTGATTGAAGGCAACCGCGAAAATTTTAAAATCACTTACCCGCTTGATCTCAGGCTGGCTGAATGGCTGCTGGATGAGGCGGCAAGGTAG